The Mesorhizobium koreense genome includes a window with the following:
- a CDS encoding CinA family protein, protein MSEEQELAREVLAACEERGIMLATAESCTGGMIAAALTDIAGSSAVVDRGFVTYSNEAKMEMLGVRQETLEAHGAVSRETALEMAVGALAHSRAGIAVSVTGIAGPGGGSAEKPVGLVWFGLAVKGRPPVAEQRLFEDRGRAFIREESVKTALSLVLDGLRR, encoded by the coding sequence ATGAGTGAGGAACAGGAACTTGCACGGGAGGTGCTCGCAGCCTGCGAGGAACGCGGCATCATGTTGGCGACGGCGGAATCCTGCACGGGCGGCATGATTGCCGCCGCACTGACCGACATCGCCGGCTCATCGGCCGTCGTCGATCGAGGCTTCGTCACCTATTCGAACGAAGCGAAAATGGAAATGCTGGGCGTCCGGCAGGAGACGCTTGAAGCCCATGGTGCCGTGTCGCGAGAAACGGCGCTGGAGATGGCCGTCGGAGCGCTTGCGCATTCGCGAGCCGGCATCGCTGTTTCGGTCACCGGCATAGCCGGGCCCGGCGGCGGGTCGGCGGAAAAGCCGGTGGGGCTGGTGTGGTTCGGGCTCGCCGTCAAAGGCCGGCCGCCTGTAGCCGAGCAGCGTCTGTTCGAGGACAGGGGCCGGGCATTTATCCGCGAAGAGAGCGTGAAGACAGCGCTTTCCCTCGTGCTGGACGGGCTCAGGCGCTAG
- the lipA gene encoding lipoyl synthase, translating into MVTVLDRVSAPPRPRHPEKAHRPDQEVLRKPDWIRVKAPTSRGYLETREIVKSNRLVTVCEEAGCPNIGECWDKKHATFMIMGEICTRACAFCNVATGLPTALDPEEPANVAKAVGQMGLNHIVITSVDRDDLPDGGARHFAEVIHAIRERSPGTTIEVLTPDFLRKDGALEIVVEARPDVFNHNLETVPSNYLTVRPGARYFHSIRLLQRVKELDPSMFTKSGIMVGLGEERNEVLQLMDDLRTANVDFLTIGQYLQPSKKHHPVKKFVTPEEFKSYETIAYTKGFLLVSASPLTRSSHHAGEDFARLRAAREQSLKKTA; encoded by the coding sequence ATGGTAACCGTACTGGACAGGGTTTCCGCCCCGCCGCGCCCGCGCCACCCGGAAAAGGCGCATCGGCCGGATCAGGAAGTGCTGCGCAAGCCGGACTGGATCCGCGTCAAGGCGCCGACTTCGCGCGGCTATCTGGAGACGCGCGAGATCGTCAAGTCGAACAGATTGGTGACGGTCTGCGAGGAAGCCGGCTGCCCGAACATCGGCGAGTGCTGGGACAAGAAGCACGCCACCTTCATGATCATGGGTGAAATCTGCACGCGCGCCTGTGCCTTCTGCAACGTCGCCACTGGCCTGCCGACAGCCCTCGATCCGGAGGAACCCGCCAATGTCGCCAAGGCGGTCGGACAGATGGGCCTCAATCATATCGTCATCACTTCGGTCGATCGCGACGATCTGCCGGACGGCGGCGCGCGGCATTTCGCCGAGGTGATCCACGCCATCCGCGAACGGTCGCCCGGCACGACGATCGAGGTGCTGACGCCCGATTTCCTGCGCAAGGACGGCGCGCTGGAGATCGTGGTCGAGGCGCGGCCGGACGTCTTCAACCATAATCTGGAGACGGTTCCGTCGAACTACCTGACCGTGCGCCCCGGCGCGCGCTATTTCCATTCGATCCGGCTCCTGCAGCGTGTGAAGGAACTCGACCCGTCGATGTTCACCAAGTCCGGCATCATGGTCGGCCTCGGCGAGGAGCGGAACGAGGTGCTGCAACTGATGGACGATCTGAGGACCGCGAACGTCGATTTCCTGACGATCGGGCAATATCTGCAACCCTCGAAGAAGCATCATCCGGTGAAGAAATTCGTCACGCCGGAGGAATTCAAGTCTTACGAGACGATCGCCTACACGAAGGGTTTCCTGCTGGTCTCGGCAAGCCCGCTCACGCGTTCCTCGCATCATGCGGGCGAAGATTTCGCCAGGCTGAGAGCAGCGCGTGAGCAGTCGCTGAAAAAGACGGCCTGA
- a CDS encoding type II toxin-antitoxin system RatA family toxin: MPKFETTRHVAHPPDKMFDLVADVERYPEFLPMCTGLTVRSRKERDGIGVLVADMSVGYKAIHETFTSQVVLKRAENTIEVKYLDGPFRYLQNLWRFEDDGRGGCDIHFFIEYEFKSRLLGAMMGAMFDRAFRMFAGAFEKRADEVYGAGGKATSA; encoded by the coding sequence ATGCCGAAATTCGAAACGACCCGTCATGTCGCGCACCCGCCGGACAAGATGTTCGATCTTGTCGCGGACGTGGAGAGATATCCCGAATTCCTGCCGATGTGCACCGGACTGACGGTTCGGTCGCGCAAGGAACGCGACGGGATCGGCGTTCTCGTCGCCGACATGTCGGTCGGCTACAAGGCGATTCACGAGACTTTCACCAGCCAGGTCGTGCTAAAACGCGCCGAAAACACAATAGAGGTCAAATATCTCGACGGGCCGTTCCGCTACCTGCAAAATCTGTGGCGTTTCGAGGATGACGGCCGGGGCGGCTGCGACATCCATTTCTTCATCGAATACGAATTCAAGAGCCGGCTGCTCGGCGCCATGATGGGCGCCATGTTCGATCGCGCCTTCCGTATGTTCGCCGGTGCCTTCGAGAAGCGCGCGGACGAGGTTTACGGAGCAGGCGGCAAGGCTACTAGCGCCTGA